A region of Drosophila suzukii chromosome 2L, CBGP_Dsuzu_IsoJpt1.0, whole genome shotgun sequence DNA encodes the following proteins:
- the Ref2 gene encoding THO complex subunit 4, whose amino-acid sequence MMDSMMMSLDEIIKSNRIRQKPKEKRGAPKGNRRAGGKRLIGKTSPVNGSGRVRKFRKRTGATQKIKFSRGNGTSGGKRPTSLMVCNLDYGVNDADIMELFNENGTMKKGAVHYDSFGNSLGTAELVFQNSDDAMRILKKFHGVRLDGRRLKIHLVLTTPDVKPQPFKYRPFKRSFKRAPLKSRNINHSFGDLDSMPWDSRLGSNSNYMQEPDKDVIMGSWLPNWTRF is encoded by the coding sequence ATGATGGACAGCATGATGATGAGCCTTGACGAGATCATCAAGTCAAATCGCATTCGCCAAAAACCAAAAGAGAAACGTGGTGCTCCCAAAGGAAATCGTCGTGCTGGGGGAAAACGTTTGATCGGGAAAACATCTCCAGTAAATGGATCTGGAAGGGTTCGTAAATTCCGCAAGAGGACTGGAGCCACTCAGAAGATCAAGTTCTCTCGAGGCAACGGGACTAGTGGAGGAAAAAGACCCACTTCCCTGATGGTTTGCAATTTGGACTACGGCGTAAACGATGCGGATATTATGGAACTGTTCAATGAAAATGGAACGATGAAGAAAGGGGCTGTGCACTACGACAGCTTTGGTAACTCATTGGGCACCGCCGAATTGGTATTTCAAAATAGCGATGATGCCATGAGAATCCTAAAGAAGTTCCACGGGGTTCGTTTGGACGGACGTCGATTGAAAATACATCTGGTTCTGACCACTCCCGATGTCAAGCCTCAGCCATTCAAGTATCGTCCTTTCAAGCGCTCTTTTAAGCGTGCTCCTTTGAAGTCTCGTAACATCAACCACAGTTTTGGAGATCTTGATTCTATGCCTTGGGACAGCAGATTGGGATCGAATTCGAACTATATGCAGGAGCCCGACAAAGATGTCATTATGGGGAGCTGGTTGCCGAACTGGACTCGTTTCTGA